Genomic segment of Diabrotica undecimpunctata isolate CICGRU unplaced genomic scaffold, icDiaUnde3 ctg00003421.1, whole genome shotgun sequence:
TGCAGAGCGGGTTGGCGAGTGATtctatacaatccctaaaatcaggggattgccacttccgccatccacgccgTACCGAAGGTATTCTTCTCTGCCGTGtctgccgttgtggacttcatccgtgaccctggataagggaccctaagcaggtactagtttcccgggtcaggaaacccCTGAAATCTGCGGAGGGCGGGGATTGATTCATAATCGGTACCGGTATAATCGTCTTTATTTTAAACCACATGCTTCCAAGAATTATTTGATAGTTTGTTTTATGTGCTCTTCTAATCATTTCAACCTGCTGAATAGCTATTTGATCTTGTTAACTTTGCAACACCAAAAATCAATCGTCTCAATATTAGATGTTATTAATACTGCTTGTTTTTCAGGTAGAACGTCAAAGTCTTTCTTCTCAAAAAGTGGGAAAAGCAATTCCAACAATCCCTTGTGGTCAGTTGCAAATGCCTATAGTAGGGTTAGGTACTTGGCAAGTAAGTAcagtgtatttatttatttttagatgtTTCTTATGATTACAATAGGTTTAATAAGATGTTTAATAAGATGATGAGGCAGCTGTTAAGCAAAACATTAAAAATCAAAGTTTACAAAGTAATACTAAGATCTTGGACCTCTGTGGAGCTGAAGATTGGAGTTTTATAAGAAATAGTGAAGATCAAGTACGAATATAGTAGAGAAATACTGTAATACTGTCATACTGAAATACTGTAAGAAAGTTCAGGGGCTAAGAGATATCGTATTCCTACATTTATATATAGACTTGTCAGGTTAATCTTTGTCTGCGGTTCTGAGGCTTGATATTCCATCTGAAGGTATACTTTTTACAAacactttttcttttctttttaacgTGCctcatccctaaggacattggtgatcatcatggcccatttgactctatctctACCCGTTCTGAAAGTTCTATTGACGGTTTCCCAAttcattgtctcagattcttcagccaggacgtgcgtcttcagGAGAAATCAATTCgtattttttgtttcttagtatgtgaccaaagtagctcatttttcttttctttatagtgttgagtatttctttatcttttttcattattCAAAGTatcaccacatttcaaagttaacgagttttttctctgtcgcctctgtaattgtccaggcctcaactctatacaacaggacagagaacacgtagcatctgaATCTTGGTTATAATCTTGCAAAAAAAAAGACTTTGCAAGATTATAACCAATGACTTTGTCATTTGttgataaataatatatttttaggcTACTGACCCCGCAGAATTTGAAGCTGCTTTGAACTTAGCCTTTGACATAGGTTACCGTCATATTGATACAGCAGCATTTTATGAAAACGAACATATTATTGGCAAAATTATAAATCAATGGATCTGTTCcgaaaaattaaaaagagatgATCTTTTTATCGTTACCAAACTTCCAATCCAAGGAATCCATCGTGATAGAGTCGAAAAATATTTATGTCAGTCCCTGCAAAAACTTGGTCTACAATGCCTTGATTTATACTTGATACATTTTCCATATGGAAAGACTGAATCTACTAAAGAATTAGTATATGAAAAGGAAGACCACAAAGGAATATGGCAGGTATATTGTAACAGTATTATTTAATACGTTTTGGTACTATATTAttctactatactatactatattaTAAAAACAAGGGTTAAACTCTAGAGAATGTTC
This window contains:
- the LOC140432262 gene encoding aldose reductase-related protein 2-like, whose protein sequence is MLAFEVLVRYFSRFWPQVERQSLSSQKVGKAIPTIPCGQLQMPIVGLGTWQATDPAEFEAALNLAFDIGYRHIDTAAFYENEHIIGKIINQWICSEKLKRDDLFIVTKLPIQGIHRDRVEKYLCQSLQKLGLQCLDLYLIHFPYGKTESTKELVYEKEDHKGIWQ